The Bacteroidales bacterium DNA segment ATCACACAGTTCTTTTGCCGTTGCTTTAAAAGATGCTGGATTTAATGTAATGACCTTGGCCAATAATCATTCATTGGACCGTGGGAAACAAGGACTGGAACGAACCATTGACGAACTGGACAGCCTTGGGATTATACATACCGGGACATTCAAAGACTCCGTATCATGGAAAAACGAATACCCGTTAATCCTAGAACAGAATAATATCAAACTGGCGATCCTGAATTACACATACGGCACCAACGGATTTCCCGTACTAAAACCCAATATCATTAACCGCATAGATACCGTTCGTATGGCGGCAGATCTATCCAGGGCCCGTGAATTACAACCCGACTTAATTATTACCTGTATTCACTGGGGGGAAGAATATGAAAACGTTGAAAATGCGAAGCAACGAAAACTGGCTTCTTTTCTGGCCAAAAACGGTTGCGACCTCATTATCGGTTCCCATCCGCATGTCGTACAGCCTTTCGGAAAAATAGCCACGGATTCTGATTCTGTTCCGGTTCTCTATTCTTTAGGAAATTTTGTATCCAATCAGCGCTGGAGATATTCGGATGGCGGCATCGCTTTTGAAGTCAATCTCACCAAAGAAGATAGTATTACACGTATTCGTTCATATGGGTATGAACCCCTGTGGGTACACCGTTTCCCTGACAATAAAGTATCTGTTTTCCGGATCATCCCTGTTAATGACTATCTGAATCACCCGTCAAAATACATCATCAACGAGGCAGACAAAAAGTTAATGATGCAGTTTTATGACGATACGCAATCCACATTTTCCCGATTATCTTTTAGTAACTTTTACAGGACATCAACCTATACTCATTTGGTATGGCAGGATGAATTCAACGGTGAAGGACTCCCCGATCCTGAAAAATGGAGTTACGAACAAGGGTATGTGCGTAATAATGAAATACAGTATTATACGGCAGGACGCACCGAAAATGTCGTTCAACGTAATGGACACCTGATCATTACCGCCCGTAACGACTCTGTAACGATCGATGGTGAAAATCGTCCGGTCACATCGGCAAGCCTGATATCCCGCGGTAAAGGGGACTGGACATACGGGCGTATAGAAGTCCGTGCAAAACTGCCTTCATGTCTTGGCAGCTGGCCTGCCATCTGGATGATGCCGACAACCGGACATTATGGGGGATGGCCGAAAAGCGGGGAAATAGATATCATGGAACATGTGGGATATGATCCGGACAAAATATATTTCAACCTGCATTCCGAAAAATACAACCATACCAAAAATACAGGGAGAGGAACTTCCGTAGAATGCCCCGGCCCTGATAAAGAATTTCATATTTATGCCGTAGAGTGGTCTGCCGAAAAAATAGACTGGTTTCTTGATGAAAAGAAAGTCTTCACCGTGCATAATAATGAGCCCGGATGGGAAGCTTGGCCGTTTGACCAGCCATTTTACCTCATTTTAAACTTTGCATTCGGCGGTGCCTGGGGCGCCCAAAAAGGAGTGGATATATCAGCACTCCCACAGGAATTTACAATTGATTATGTCCGCGTTTTTCAATAATTATATATCATAATATTTACCCTGATTCATTCACAGGTACCTGAAACTTTTACCGGTTAACAAATCAAGTTTTTTTAACCGGTGCTTTTATTGAAAAATCAACAGCTTTAACATTAACCCTGAGCATATTAATGGTTAATATCGATTCAAAAAAATAGGTTTTGTTTTTCTAATTATGAAACATTGCGCTATCTCATCAATGAGATATTCCGTTCATTGTAAGCAGTATCACTAATGTATGGAGATCCGGATCACAAAATAAACCAATACCGGCAATCTGTATATTTTCTATTTCAGGAATGAGTATTGATATCAATAAATGCCTTTATTATCCCCAGCATTCATTGATGAATATCTCTTTTCATTACAAGTCAGTCGCTATTGCCGGTAGGTACGACATTCTTTTGTTTACGTTTTTTTAAAAAGTGGGATATTAACTTGTAGCCGACTTCAGCACTTCCCAATAACGTGGCTGAAGAAAATAAATTTCCGGCAACACTAAAAACCTTGTTCACAACACGGAATGAATCCTCAATCCGTTCCCAGTCCCTGGAAAGCTTTTTTTCCTGCCGTTTAATCTTTCTGCGTAACCGCTCTTTCTCCCGATAAATATCATCAAGATTGGAAAGACGATAATAATAACTATTCCTCATCGTCGTCTTCATCATATTCATTTTCTTCGTCTTCATCGTCGTCATCATCATCGTCATCATCTAAATACCTATCAAATATAATCGTGCTGAAACTACGAATTAAAGGATTCAACACCAATTTCTTCCTGAACAAGAGAAGAAATCCCATAATCAATAATGTTGCACCTCCCATGATCAGGAATGCCGGAATAAAACTTCCGAAAGCCTGTTCCATCAATACGATCAGAATGCAGGATATGTACACCCAAACCGAACCCAATAACAAAAGTACGATTACTGCCACGATCACCATGGCAACTATAGTAGATGTTTTTTCAAGCAGTTCCAGACGAAACAGATCATACCGTGTATCCAGGTAATTTTTCCCGTCTTTTAATAATGTTTTGTATTTTCCCCGAGGTGCCATTTTTTCAATTTTTGAAAATAGGAAAATGTAGATGTTTTCTACATTTTCCTCAACAATAAACTACGCTTTTTTTTCAACCGTTTCTTTTTCCGGTTTAGCCTTGGTCTTAAGATTGTGGATCAGATTAGTCAACTCTTCTTTGTTTAAATCAATTCCATAATCTTTCAATCTCTTTTTTAGCTTCTTACGTGTTTTAAGGCCTGAATCGGGAGCCAATAACAAAGCTGTGGCAGCACCTAACGCTGCTCCGCCTAAAAATGCAAAAATTGATGTTGCTTTCATGATACTGTGTTTTAATAAATGATTAGATATTCCTCTTACCGAAATATGATTTAATTGTGTTACATTTGCAATTAATTATCTGTGTTTGTTGTTCAGAAAGTACCATATTCGATAATATAAATCAAATTGATTTTAAAAATGCTTAAAGATACAAAAAAAATCTTTCTTTATATCATTTTCTTCATTTTTTTCGCCTTATTTTCTTTTCCGGTCTCCGCACAAGACAAGCTGATGGAGATATTAAAAGATGAAATGAAACGCGAAATGGATGGTTTTACCACAAAAAGTGATTCCATTGACCGGCCTTACTTCATCAGCTTTCGGGTGGATGATACCCGGTCTGAAACGGTAAGAACTTCTTTGGGTAGTCTGGTCTATTCCCGCGCTGCCCATAACCGTGTCTTTACGCCAATGGTACGTATAGGGACATACGAACTGGATAATTACCATCAGTTACGTGAAACAATGCCTGCAAACTACACCGATCCGTCATATCTTCCCATTGAAGACTCGGAAGATGCCATCAAACAATCTATCTGGTGGATGACAGACCAGGCGCATAAGAATGCCGTGGAAAGGTATGAAAAAGTACGTTCCAATCTTGCCGTGAAAGTAAAGGAAGAAGATACATCCCCGGACTACACTCCCCAAAATCCTGTCAAATACTTTGAACCTGAATTATCCGGCACGCATACCAGATTCAATCGTGCGGACTGGGAAAAGAAACTGAAACGTTACTCCGATGTATTCAAGCAATCGGAAGATATCATTAACGGGTGGGCAGATATCAGTGTCCAGATTGTACGAAAATACTATGTATCTTCGGAAGGAAGTGAAATAGCACATAACCTGGTATATATGCAATTAAATATCGGCGCAATGGTCAAAGCAGACGATGGTATGGAACTACCAACCTATAAAAACTGGTTTGCGTTATCGGCCAACCAGATGCCATCGGATAAGGAGGTGATCAGGGAAGCTGAACTGATGGTAAAGAAACTGAAAGAGCTAAAAGATGCCCCTGTGGTAGACACCTATTCAGGGCCGGCTCTATTATCCGCCGAAGCATCAGGTGTTTTTTTCCATGAAATTTTCGGCCATCGGGTAGAAGGACAAAGAATGCGTCAGGAAACGGACGGACAAACATTCAAAAAGAAAATCAATGAGTTAGTATTGCCTGAATTCATGACTGTTTATATGGATCCGACCATCAATAAATTCAGGGGAAAGGAAATCAATGGTTTCTATCAATATGATGATGAAGGCGTGAAAAGTGAAAAGGTCATGCTGGTAGAGAACGGTATCCTGAAAGGGTTCCTGATGTCAAGGGTGCCCATTGAAGGGTTCCCCTCCTCAAACGGACATGGGCGGGCATCTGCGGGACTTAACCCTGTAACCAGGCAATCGAACCTGATCATAGAGACATCACAACGCAAAAGCGAAAAAGACCTGAAACAAACGCTCAGGGATGAACTCAAACGGCAATCCAAGGAATTTGGCTATTATTTTGCCAAGGTAACCGGAGGATTCACACAAACAGGGAGGTATTCCCCCAATGCTTTTAATGTAACACCCAATGAAGTATACCGCATCTATGCCGACGGACGACCGGATGAGTTGGTACGTGGCGTTGACCTGGTAGGCACTCCTTTGGCTATGTTTTCCCAGATCGAACAGGCAGGAGGTGATTATGGGTATTTTATAGGAATATGCGGAGCAGAATCCGGATCCATACAAGTATCCTGTATTTCGCCTATGTTATATGTCAAACAAATCGAAATACAGAAAAAAGCAAAATCGCAGAGTAAACCGCCATTATTACAGAAACCATAAATTAATGGACATATATATTAATATTTGATATTTTTGCAGGCACGATGGCAAAAATATTTTTATTCCTTTTTGACTTCTTTGATAAACGAAAGGCTTTGCTATATGGTATCACTGTAGCTATCTTTATCGTTTCGCTATTCTTTACTTCACGCATACATTTCGAAGAAGACATTACCCAGTTCATTCCCGATGACGGGGAAATGAAAACGGCCAATACCGTTTTCAGGAATATTAAAATCCGCGACCGCATTGTCATACACCTGAGTCAAACAGATACTTCTCAAAATCCGGACAGGCTGATCGATTACTGCGACAGCCTGACCAACCTACTCTCCCCGTTAATACCCGATTATGTAAAAAATATCATCAGCCAGGTACAGGACGATATGATAGATGATGTATATGATCTGGTATATGATCATCTTCCTGTTTTTTTAGAGGAAGATGATTATGTTATCATTGACAGTATGCTGACACAAAAAGCCATTGCAACACGCTTACAGTCCAATTATACGACACTGTCGAACCCAAGCGGCTTTGCTATGCGCAGATTCATCGCAGCCGATCCGTTGGCCATCAATGCACTTGCATTAAGACATCTTCAACAGTTACAACCGGATAAACAATACAACCATTACCGGCAGCATATTTTCACTAAAGACCTCCGCCATTTACTGTTTTTCCTGGTTCCGGAAAGCAGTGGCACGGAAAGTGCCCATAATGCAGAAATCGTCGATCATTTGGACGAATCCATTGATCATTTAAAAGCTACTTTTCCGGAAATCACTGCAGAGTATTTCGGAGGACCGGCCGTAAGCGTGTGCAATGCCCGCCAGATAAGGCAGGACACGATGCTGACGCTCAACATCGCCCTTATTGTTATCCTTTTGTTTTTTATCATTGCCTTCCGAAGTAAAAGGAATCCGGTATTGATGTTGTTGCCCGTATTATTCGGAGGTGCCGTTTCTTTAATGATCCTCTACTTTATCAAGGGATCTGTTTCCGCCATCACAATCGGTGCAGGATCGATAGTAATAGGTATTGCGCTGAATTATTCCATACATGTCATCAGCCATTCGAAACATTCCCGTTCACCTCGCGAAGTCGTTGCAGGATTGTCGTTCCCATTAACACTAGGCAGCCTTACCACCATAGGTGCATTTCTCGGATTAACTTTTGCCAAGTCACAGGCTTTGGCTGATTTCGGTCTATTCTCAGCATTCTGCCTGATGGGGAGCGCCCTCTTCTGTCTTACTGTCCTTCCTCATTTATTACCCAAGAAGCAAAAAGAAGCCAAAGAATCAAAATTATTGAAATCCATAGAGCGCATCGCGTCCTACCAACCGGAAAAACAACGCGTTTTATTGATCATTATGGGCGTCTTTAGTATCGTCTGTCTGTTTTTTATCGGAAAAACAAGATTCGACAGCGATATGATGAACCTTAACTATATGGATAAAAAGTTACAACAGGCAGAAAAGAACCTGGAACTGATCAATTCCGATCCCGGCAAAAACACTGTATACCTGGTATCTACAGGAAGCGACCTGCAGGAAGCCGAACTCAACGAATTGCAAAACAGGAAAAAAATTGCCGGACTACAGGATAAGGGACTCATCACTCATCATGCGTCGGCAGATATTTTCCTGATTCCTGAAAAAGAACAGGAAATTCGTATCCATCGCTGGAACAGCTTCTGGACCAAAGAACGAAAAAACTCATTAAAAAACCAATTATTCGAAGAAGGGAAAAAACTGAAATTCAGCGAAAAAGCCTTTATACCTTTTCTTGAGCTCCTTGATGAAGATTACCGACCTGTTGATTTCACTAAAGAATCGTGGGTGAAAGATGGGTTACTTTCCGAATGGCTGACCGAAACCGAAGGAATGAGTATGATCCTGTCCCAGATCACCATTCCCGAAGGCCAAAAAGCCGAAGTATACCAACAGCTCGACGGAATTGACAACCTGGTTATATTCGACAGATCGTATTTCGCCAGTAAGTTTGTCCGT contains these protein-coding regions:
- a CDS encoding CapA family protein, whose amino-acid sequence is MKKLLIILACAVVFFVLFSAKFTPDEEIHQVDVLEVPVVDSLKLIFVGDVMGHGMQLKGAWHDGGDSSYNYFPSLQYVRDYISSADIAIANFEVTLAGEPYEGYPRFSSHSSFAVALKDAGFNVMTLANNHSLDRGKQGLERTIDELDSLGIIHTGTFKDSVSWKNEYPLILEQNNIKLAILNYTYGTNGFPVLKPNIINRIDTVRMAADLSRARELQPDLIITCIHWGEEYENVENAKQRKLASFLAKNGCDLIIGSHPHVVQPFGKIATDSDSVPVLYSLGNFVSNQRWRYSDGGIAFEVNLTKEDSITRIRSYGYEPLWVHRFPDNKVSVFRIIPVNDYLNHPSKYIINEADKKLMMQFYDDTQSTFSRLSFSNFYRTSTYTHLVWQDEFNGEGLPDPEKWSYEQGYVRNNEIQYYTAGRTENVVQRNGHLIITARNDSVTIDGENRPVTSASLISRGKGDWTYGRIEVRAKLPSCLGSWPAIWMMPTTGHYGGWPKSGEIDIMEHVGYDPDKIYFNLHSEKYNHTKNTGRGTSVECPGPDKEFHIYAVEWSAEKIDWFLDEKKVFTVHNNEPGWEAWPFDQPFYLILNFAFGGAWGAQKGVDISALPQEFTIDYVRVFQ
- a CDS encoding YtxH domain-containing protein, translated to MKATSIFAFLGGAALGAATALLLAPDSGLKTRKKLKKRLKDYGIDLNKEELTNLIHNLKTKAKPEKETVEKKA
- a CDS encoding TldD/PmbA family protein yields the protein MEILKDEMKREMDGFTTKSDSIDRPYFISFRVDDTRSETVRTSLGSLVYSRAAHNRVFTPMVRIGTYELDNYHQLRETMPANYTDPSYLPIEDSEDAIKQSIWWMTDQAHKNAVERYEKVRSNLAVKVKEEDTSPDYTPQNPVKYFEPELSGTHTRFNRADWEKKLKRYSDVFKQSEDIINGWADISVQIVRKYYVSSEGSEIAHNLVYMQLNIGAMVKADDGMELPTYKNWFALSANQMPSDKEVIREAELMVKKLKELKDAPVVDTYSGPALLSAEASGVFFHEIFGHRVEGQRMRQETDGQTFKKKINELVLPEFMTVYMDPTINKFRGKEINGFYQYDDEGVKSEKVMLVENGILKGFLMSRVPIEGFPSSNGHGRASAGLNPVTRQSNLIIETSQRKSEKDLKQTLRDELKRQSKEFGYYFAKVTGGFTQTGRYSPNAFNVTPNEVYRIYADGRPDELVRGVDLVGTPLAMFSQIEQAGGDYGYFIGICGAESGSIQVSCISPMLYVKQIEIQKKAKSQSKPPLLQKP
- a CDS encoding MMPL family transporter — translated: MAKIFLFLFDFFDKRKALLYGITVAIFIVSLFFTSRIHFEEDITQFIPDDGEMKTANTVFRNIKIRDRIVIHLSQTDTSQNPDRLIDYCDSLTNLLSPLIPDYVKNIISQVQDDMIDDVYDLVYDHLPVFLEEDDYVIIDSMLTQKAIATRLQSNYTTLSNPSGFAMRRFIAADPLAINALALRHLQQLQPDKQYNHYRQHIFTKDLRHLLFFLVPESSGTESAHNAEIVDHLDESIDHLKATFPEITAEYFGGPAVSVCNARQIRQDTMLTLNIALIVILLFFIIAFRSKRNPVLMLLPVLFGGAVSLMILYFIKGSVSAITIGAGSIVIGIALNYSIHVISHSKHSRSPREVVAGLSFPLTLGSLTTIGAFLGLTFAKSQALADFGLFSAFCLMGSALFCLTVLPHLLPKKQKEAKESKLLKSIERIASYQPEKQRVLLIIMGVFSIVCLFFIGKTRFDSDMMNLNYMDKKLQQAEKNLELINSDPGKNTVYLVSTGSDLQEAELNELQNRKKIAGLQDKGLITHHASADIFLIPEKEQEIRIHRWNSFWTKERKNSLKNQLFEEGKKLKFSEKAFIPFLELLDEDYRPVDFTKESWVKDGLLSEWLTETEGMSMILSQITIPEGQKAEVYQQLDGIDNLVIFDRSYFASKFVRIISDDFYLILFISSFIVFFALLITYGRMELTLMTFAPMALSWIWISGIMGMTGIGFNIVNIIVSTFIFGLGDDYSIFITDGLTEEYKSGKKTLSFHKTAIFMSTFAMIVGTGVLIFAKHPALKSIALISTFGMLSVVLIAYTVQPFLFRFFISGRTAKGKYPYTLRSLLCAIFFYLVFGSGCILLSIISVLLKIVPFPSKKKKYALHWLMSKLSKAVLHGYPLMKIRLMNQAGENFKQPAVIVANHQSFLDILRILALYPKMIMLVNKWVWYSPVFGLLVRNAGFYCVEEGVEKSLEKARSLVDDGYSIVVFPEGTRSIDGIIKRFHNGAFYLAQQLQLDVLPIVMHGNGQVMPKNDPFYIRNGWLSTEILPRIGNDELRQKTVRENAHDICHLIREHYAKMEKHCDVPENPYFRNKLVTNYIYKGPVLEWYLRIKLRMEHNYKLFDEMIPQKAVISDLGCGYGFLSYMLAFLSKDRTITGVDYDHTKIDVANHCFSHNQQVQFIGKDISVFDLTPCDVMILSDVLHYLLPEKQEALLQRCVENLNPGGMIIIRDANRNMNKAHQITKLTEFFSTRLFRFNKTTNPLHFLSEKDIRNFAEKNRLSCQSRNNDKHTSNVIYQLQQIS